The Thiobacter sp. AK1 genome segment GCGCACGCGGAAAGGGTTGGCATCCTGGATTTCCAGGAGATCGGCGATCTCCTCGAAGATGGCGGCGATGTCGGCGTTGTGGATGGGCATGCTTGCAGTGTAGCAGCAGGCCGGTCAGGGGTACGGGGCTGGGCTACGTTCGGCGTGGGGCCGCACCCTTCAGCCAGCGCAGGGATGCGTCGATAATACGGGCGTGAACTGCTTGCGGAGCGCATCATGGAAATCTCCTCTTCCATCGTCGGTGGCGCCATCGCCCAGCCTCTGGACCAGGAACGTCAGGTGCGGGTGCTGAAGAAGGCGCTGGAAGCCGAGGCAGCCACGGCACTGGCTTTGATCGACGCGGTGCCAAAGCCCCAGCCGGTGGCTGCCAGCAATCCGCCGCATCTCGGCCAGAACATCGACACGCGAGCCTGAGACATCGCTTCGGATAAAATGGCGGCTTCCCGAAAGGAAGCCGCCATGCCCGTCAATCTCACGCCCACCCCCCCCGAACGATTGCGAGCCATCGCTGGTGCGCGCCTTGGAATCACCGCGGCCGGCATCAAGAAACCAGGGCGCCCCGATTTGACCGTCATCGCCCTCGACCCGGGCAGCCGTGTCGCCGGGGTATTCACTCAAAACCGCTTCTGTGCCGCGCCGGTGACCGTGTGTCGCGAGCGGCTGGCGCAGGGGCATGCCATTCGGGCCCTGGTCATCAACACCGGCAACGCCAATGCCGGTACCGGCAGCCAAGGGCTAGCGGATGCCCGCCGCGCCTGCGCGGAAGTCGCGCGCCTGCTAAAGTGTGACGAGCAAGCGGTTTTGCCATTCTCCACCGGCGTGATCCTCGAGCCCCTGCCCATGGACCGGCTGCTGGCGGGACTGCCGGCGGCCGTGGCGGATCTCGCGCCGGATCGGTGGGACAAAGCGGCGCAGGCCATCATGACTACTGACATCGTGCCCAAGGCGCGTTCCGCCACCGTGACCATCGACGGCCACACCATCACCCTCACCGGCATGGCCAAGGGTTCCGGCATGATCCATCCCAACATGGCCACCATGCTGGGTTTCATCGCCACCGATGCAGCAATCGGCCAGGCCGCACTGGAGGCCCTCACGCGCTTTGCGGCGGATGAATCCTTCAACTGCATCACGGTGGATGGGGATACTTCCACCAACGATTCCTTCATCTGCATCGCCACCGGTCGCGCCGGCAATCCGGAGATCACGGACACGGCAAGCGCGGCCTTCGCCGCCCTGCGCGAGGCGGTCACGCAACTGGCGCGCTGGCTGGCCCAAGCCATCGTGCGCGACGGCGAGGGCGCCACCAAGTTCATGACCATCCAGGTCAATGGCGGCAAGAGTCGCGCCGAATGTCGCCAGGTGGCCTATGCCATCGCCCGCTCGCCGCTGGTGAAGACGGCCTTTTTCGCGTCCGACCCCAATTTGGGGCGCATCCTCGCCGCCATCGGTTATGCCGGCATCGAAGACTTGGACGTGAACCGCCTGCGGCTTTATCTGGGCGACGTACTGGTGGCGGAACAGGGAGGACGCGCTGCGGGTTATCGCGAGGAACAGGGTGCGGCGGTGATGCAGGCGCCAGAGATCCTGGTGCGGGTGGAACTGGAACGGGGCGATGCTTGCGCCACCGTGTGGACCTGCGATTTCTCCTACGACTATGTGCGCATCAACGCGGAGTACCGCAGCTGATGGAGGAATTGTCGCGTCTGATCGCCCGTGCCGAGAGCCTGCTTTATCGGCTGGAAGGCTTGCTGCCCGCCGCGCCGCGGGCACCGGCGTGGGATGCGGCCATTGCCTTCCGCTGGCGCACGTCTGCCGCAGGGGGCTGGCTCGAAGCCGTGACCCATCCCCATCGCATTCGTCTGGCTGATCTCAAGGGCATCGACGAACAGAAAAAGATCATCGACCGCAACACCCGTCAGTTCGTGGAAGGCCGCCCTGCCAATAATGTGTTGCTGACGGGCGCGCGTGGCACCGGCAAGAGCTCGCTGGTCAAGGCGGTGCTACATCAATATGCCAAGCGCGGCTTGCGCCTGATCGAGATCGACAAGACCCATCTCGCCGATCTGCCGGACATCGTGGATCTGATTTACGCTCGCCCCGAGCGTTTCATCCTTTTCTGCGATGATCTTGCCTTCGCCGCGGACGAGCCGGGCTACCAGACCCTCAAGGCCATCCTAGATGGCTCCATCGCTTCCAGTAGTGACAACTTGCTGGTCTATGCCACTTCCAACAGGCGTCACCTGATGCCGGAATACCTGGAAGAGAACGCGCTCACGCGGCATGTGGGCGGCGAGGTGCATCCGGCCGAGGCAGTGGAGGAAAAGGTCTCCCTGTCCGAGCGCTTCGGCATCTGGCTGTCTTTCTATCCCTTCGATCAGGACGCCTACCTCGAGATCGTCGAACATTGGGTGAGGATGCTGGGTCGCCTGCCCGCAAACCGCGCCAGCCTGCACCGTGCGGCCCTCAACTGGGCCTTGGCGCGTGGCTCGCGCAGCGGCCGCGTGGCCTGGCAATTCGCGCGCGACTGGGTGGGGCGGCAAGCGGCGTGAACTCGTCCATCGTACCCGTGGCGGCCGCCGTGCTGCTCGCGCCGGACGGCCGCTTTCTGTTGGCGCAGCGCCCGCCGGGGCGGGCCTATGCCGGCTGGTGGGAATTCCCCGGTGGCAAGATCGAGCCGGGGGAGCGTCCCGAGCAGGCGCTGGTGCGGGAGCTCGCCGAGGAACTGGGTATCTGCGTGCAACAGGCTTATCCTTGGCTCACCCGGGTCTTCACCTATGCCCATGCCACTGTGCGCCTGCACTTCTATCGCGTCACCGCCTGGGTAGGCGAGCCCACGCCGCGCGAGGGCCAAACACTTGCCTGGGCGCGGGCGGAAGATTGCGGGGTGGCACCGCTTTTGCCCGCCAACGGCCCCATCCTGCGCGCGCTTTCGCTGCCCGCGGTGATGGGTTTAAGTAACGTCGCGGAATTGGGCGTGGCCGATTTCCTCGTGCGCCTCGAGACGGCCTTGGCCTCGGGCTTGCGCCTCATCCAACTGCGGGAGAAAGACCTGACTCCGGCCCAGTTTGCGCTGCTGGCGCGTCAGGTGGTCGCGTCGGTACACCGCCACGGGGCACGGCTGATCATCAACGCCGATCCTGCCACCGCAGCGAAGCTCGAGGCCGATGGCGTGCATCTCAACAGCGCGCAGCTGATGGCGTTACGCCAACGACCGGATCTGCCCTGGTGTGGCGCTTCTTGCCACAGTCGCGAGGAACTGGATCACGCTGCCCGGCTGGGATTGGACTACGTGGTGCTCGGGCCGGTGTTACCGACCTTGAGCCACCCGAATGCCACCACCCTCGGCTGGGAAGGCTTTGCCGAGCTCGTTCGCGACTATCCCCTGCCGGTCTATGCCATCGGCGGCATGCGTCCGGAGCACCTGGAACGCGCGTGGCAACACGGGGCGCATGGCATTGCCATGTTGCGGCGGGCATGGTAAAGGCGGCGCATCTCGGCGTGTTATTGTGGCTTGCGGCCTGCAGCGAGCCGCCGGCTCCCACTGTGGTCTGCGGCGAGCTGAATCAGGGCTGCCACGGGATGGGCGTGAGTATACGCACGGATGCTGCGCCTTCCGCCCTCAGCCCCTTTACCCTCACGGTGCAGGCGGCGGGCGCGCGCGAGGTGGTGGCCGAGTTCGTGATGGTGGGCATGGACATGGGATTGAACCGCTACCGCCTGCAGCCGACGGGAGCAGGACGCTTCAGCGCGCGCGTGACCCTGCCCGTGTGCGTGAGCGGGCGACGCGACTGGGTGCTGTGGGTGAGCGTGGACGGCCGGCGTCAGGGCTTCGCCTTCCAGACTCGCTAGTTTCCGTGAAGCGCCGCGAAATGTGGCCTGGGGCGCCCTATCGGGCGTGACAAAAGTCGCTTCTATTGAGCGTTACGTAAGTCGTTGACAGGCTGCGTAAGTCAAACGTCATTCCCGCGAAAGCGGGAATCCAGGGTATTCCTCGCCATGTTCCTGGGTCCCCGCTTTCGCGGGGACGACACAAAGGTGTCACCTACTTACCTAATGCTCAATAGGCTGCCTGCAGGGTGTCAGTTCCCACACAGGCGCCAATGACGGCCTTCCGTCTTCATGGCCCCGTCGCTTACTGGATTTTGAGTTGCGTTGGGCGCCGGCAGTGACCAATGGCATAAGCACCTCACCGGGAAGACCCGCGGGAGCGATTTGGGGCAGCGGCTTTGGCTGCGATTGCCCGCGTAATCGTCACCGGGGTGAGCCATGGCCATGATCGTTAGTCTTCGTCGCCGCGGTAGGGCTGGGCCGGCGGTTCTGGGAGACTTGGGCCTGGGATGCGGTAGCTTTCGTTGGCCCACTGTCCCAGATCGATGAGCTTGCAGCGCTCGCTGCAGAAGGGCCGGAAGGGGTTGCGGGGGTCGAAGGGTGAGGGTTTGCCACAAACCGGGCAGGGGACCAGGCGCAGTGTCATCACAGGGAACAGAGGGTGAGCTCGAAGGGCACGTCCACATCGCAGGCCTTGGGGCGCTCGGTGCCGCCGAGGGCGGTGAATCGGATGTTGATGGCGTACTTGTTGGCGCTGATCTCCGGGAAGCAGGGTAGATCGGCGAGCAGGGTCACGCGCAGCATTTGTGCCACGCGGCCCGAGAGCATCTGCTGATAGGCCCCCTGCACAGCAGTCTTCTGCACCGGCTCGCCGCTATCGCGCAGGATCTGCAGCACGATGTCGATGGCGTTACGCAGGGGGGCGAAGGGGGCAAGCCAGCCGTAGAGGTCGCTGCGCCGCACCTTGGCAT includes the following:
- a CDS encoding putative motility protein produces the protein MEISSSIVGGAIAQPLDQERQVRVLKKALEAEAATALALIDAVPKPQPVAASNPPHLGQNIDTRA
- a CDS encoding Nudix family hydrolase; this translates as MNSSIVPVAAAVLLAPDGRFLLAQRPPGRAYAGWWEFPGGKIEPGERPEQALVRELAEELGICVQQAYPWLTRVFTYAHATVRLHFYRVTAWVGEPTPREGQTLAWARAEDCGVAPLLPANGPILRALSLPAVMGLSNVAELGVADFLVRLETALASGLRLIQLREKDLTPAQFALLARQVVASVHRHGARLIINADPATAAKLEADGVHLNSAQLMALRQRPDLPWCGASCHSREELDHAARLGLDYVVLGPVLPTLSHPNATTLGWEGFAELVRDYPLPVYAIGGMRPEHLERAWQHGAHGIAMLRRAW
- a CDS encoding DNA gyrase inhibitor YacG; this translates as MTLRLVPCPVCGKPSPFDPRNPFRPFCSERCKLIDLGQWANESYRIPGPSLPEPPAQPYRGDED
- a CDS encoding ATP-binding protein is translated as MEELSRLIARAESLLYRLEGLLPAAPRAPAWDAAIAFRWRTSAAGGWLEAVTHPHRIRLADLKGIDEQKKIIDRNTRQFVEGRPANNVLLTGARGTGKSSLVKAVLHQYAKRGLRLIEIDKTHLADLPDIVDLIYARPERFILFCDDLAFAADEPGYQTLKAILDGSIASSSDNLLVYATSNRRHLMPEYLEENALTRHVGGEVHPAEAVEEKVSLSERFGIWLSFYPFDQDAYLEIVEHWVRMLGRLPANRASLHRAALNWALARGSRSGRVAWQFARDWVGRQAA
- the argJ gene encoding bifunctional glutamate N-acetyltransferase/amino-acid acetyltransferase ArgJ yields the protein MPVNLTPTPPERLRAIAGARLGITAAGIKKPGRPDLTVIALDPGSRVAGVFTQNRFCAAPVTVCRERLAQGHAIRALVINTGNANAGTGSQGLADARRACAEVARLLKCDEQAVLPFSTGVILEPLPMDRLLAGLPAAVADLAPDRWDKAAQAIMTTDIVPKARSATVTIDGHTITLTGMAKGSGMIHPNMATMLGFIATDAAIGQAALEALTRFAADESFNCITVDGDTSTNDSFICIATGRAGNPEITDTASAAFAALREAVTQLARWLAQAIVRDGEGATKFMTIQVNGGKSRAECRQVAYAIARSPLVKTAFFASDPNLGRILAAIGYAGIEDLDVNRLRLYLGDVLVAEQGGRAAGYREEQGAAVMQAPEILVRVELERGDACATVWTCDFSYDYVRINAEYRS